The sequence CTTACATATGCAAAACCAAGTGTTATTGGACATTTACTGCGGTAATACCAcgcttttggacatgtaccaagTTGTACCATGGTATACTTTAAAGtactttaaccctcctattgcgttcgggtcatttttgacccggtaGAGGTAAATACCTTTTGCCTTTGTAATAGTTATTTTTGTATGGGAACCAAACTTTTGTGTCTTTGTCAAGACATTATTtaagaaatataattattttataaaactgTTGCTTTTGCGTTCCTTTTGGGCATCAATTGTGGCTTTACACATGATATTATGAAGATACTTTCGCACATTTATTAATGatagttttcttaaaaaatacttaacttacatttagcctctttcccatactctcacacacactttttgtatttaaaaatgggACTGTATCTTGTTTACAAACGTGCACACAGGtggccctgggtagctcagcgagtattgacgttgactatcacccctggagtcacgaattccagggcgtgctgagtgactccagtcaggtctcctaagaatccaaattggcccggatgctagggagggtagagtcacatgaggtaacctcatcgtggtcgctataatgtggttctcgctctcagtggggcgcgtggtgagttgtgcgtggatgtcgcagagaatagtgtgaagcctccaaacgtgctacatctccacggcaacacgctcaacaagctacgtgataagctgtgtggattgatggtctcagacacggaggcagctgagattcgtcctccaccacccggattgaggcgagtcactacgccaccacgaggacttggagcgctttgagaattggccgttccaaattggggaccaATTTGAAaaatcaaacatgcacacacatacagtcacatgcCCACTGACACACAGAACTGACAAAACAGatgtaacaaacataacaaataaactaTATCAAATGACAAACTGCCTAAAGGGAGGTGTAGCAAAAGTTGAAAAATACATGGTCTGAATTAGGGCTGAAGGAAGAAACGTCCACATTTTACTCTGCCAACCTCTACAGGCTGATCTGATAATGGAGCTTGCAGCATAATCACACATTTACTTTCAACAACAGTTCATGCAATAAACAAAATACATGGCAGGGAGGAGGGTGAGGCCGGGTTGTGATGCTGCACACCTAGCCCCTAAttaagccctcgagagggataaaagcgAGCGGAGGCAgcagttccagagagagagagagagagagtgttacgggcagctgccctgtatgtgtttaagtttattaacTTAAAACAGAGCAGGGTTGGTCAGGGCCGCTgcaaggggcggaggagtcccctcaAGAGAGGTCAAGATATGACCGCTGATcacaagcggggaggggctccttgCCGACTGCCTGGattgggagaaccgctgccaggggcgggggagacccctaccatcgccaaaaacgtggcggggcgttcggtctgccaggggctggaggaatgCCACCGATCCACGCgaggaggcacggctgtcgtccactagagggtggaggagtggccacagcgtatcggagaactggcgagtacattctttttctctctctctctctctcttctgcggTCACTCTGTGTTGACCTTTCCCtctagtttttgttgttgttcgcTCTTCTGTATTTCgccggtgccgttttgtggcccaATCAgcccgtttcacggccgacccaccggcccgataggttctcccgatggccagtccacccctaatcggccccaaagtgcatcggcccaccaggaaattgcccggtgtgccagattactagtccagccctgcACTGGACCATACTTTTGAATAGGTAAACCACTGAAAACCACACATGTGCCCCACCCATCTCTCTATTCACGAGAGCATCTATACACAGTTTAAAACTTGATTCCTGTCTACACCAGACAAAACCCTTTAAAACATCCCATAATCATACATGAAATGACACCTGAGACCTCCATTAACCTGATCATACCTCTGGTTTGTTGTCGGTCTCGTCGTCGATCTTGGCACGGTCGTCCCAGTCCTCAGGTTTCTTGGCGTTAGGGTCTTTGATCTTCTTTGCGGGCAGGATGTCCCAGTCCTCCTCTAGAGAGCCGGACTCTACCTTCTCATTATCGATCTTCACCTCATACGTCTGATCCGGATTCAGAATCAATGTGTACAAGTGAGTCAGCTCATCGTCCTGGAGAAGTGAAGGAAAGAAGTGATTCATTGGAGAGTTTATACTTAtctcattttaaaaacaaacacatcattTTGACCATCCCCACCTTGCCTTTTTTAACTGAAAGGAACAAATGGGGGTAACAGGATCAGGAAATGGTGCAAGCCAGATTCAAACCGGTTTTGTCCGCATGAGTGCCAGAGCTCAACATGTAAGTGGGTTAACCACTAGGCCACGGCTCTGACATGAACTCACCTTGCATTTGATCTCTTTCTTGATGAGGTGATTCTTGCCTTTGTAGTTGAAGATGACGTGAACCTTCTTCGTACTGTAGCCACAGATATCAGGCCCTGTTTACATCAAGCAGACAAGAGGAGAAAAATAAACTCGTGTTTTATATGATCAAGACTGGCGTTAACTAGGCGTAAAAGGCGTTAACTATAGAATCTTGGCACACGTACCGAACATGACGTAATACTGAGAGTCGCCATGCATGTCAGCCTGGTTGAGATCTGCGGGGAAAACTTTAACATATCCGCCGCCACAGTCAATCTTCTGCTCGTGTTTGACGGTGAACTGGATCACCAGAGATTTGCCCTCATTGCTAAAGGGCTCAAAGCGGGCAGAGGTGGCATAGAAGCGGGCATCCTGACTGGTCTGCAGACCTGTTGGTGGTTAGAGGCAcaacaaaagtgaaaaatataGCTAATATAGAATTTGATTGCGGTTACATAAAATGAAGGCACTTCATATACACttaaaaataaagacaacatCCAAAAAGGGTTAGGAAGCCTGATGTCTTAggataattattttaaagttcCACAAAGAATGTTTTGTATAGTCAGAGAcaaagtctgcaggtttcaaagtgttttcatcatccaggtggatgctgcacactggtggcggttgaggagattcccgctatactatgtaaagcactttgagtgcctagaaaagcactatataaatgtaaggaattattattattataaatatgacatgttcttacgagtgccaacccttctacatattgtggctttCATTACTTCTGGAttgtgcttttaaattaagagggttatttttacaaaaatatgttactaattaataataaaacattcatCGCGTTTTCACATCAGTGTATTTTCATGCATATTACCGATATGCCGATGATTTAAATTTGatcaataattggctgataaatatcggcagccgaaacatcggtgcatccctaaaataaACCATAGTTTTTATATACCtgcgttttcatgcttattaccgatatgccaatggttttaatttgatcaataattggtcgataaatatcggcagccgatgcattggtgcatccctacaatAAAACGTAGTTTTTTTATACCTGCGTTATTTATGCTTATTACCGATATGCCAATGGTTTTAATTAGGTCAATAATTGGcagccgatacatcggtgcatccctaccatGCAACATAAAGAATTTATTAGTCTCCAAAGAAGCCAAAAATGGTTCTTGATGAGTTGCTTTAAAGGTATAGTACAGTGTTGGGTGACTAGCGAATCATATGCTTACCCTTGTCTTTCTCAGCATCTCCATAAAAGTTCCCAGCGGTCAGTTTAAACGGCCCGTAGTCAGATTTGTGTTCTGAATTCACCCACCGACTTTTCCAGGCATCTGCAAATTCagatatttaaattagaagcAAAGAAATAAGGCTAAAACACCACCAAGTTAACCAAAAATGTACGGAAAAGTACCTTTaagagaaaatcaagaaatgcaACAGTGTAGCAGGTCCAATTACATTCCACACACATTTACTGGCTGATATTTAAGGAATTTTGTGGAATAACTTGACTGGCACGTGCAGTTGGGCAGAAACTTCCTGTTACCAACTGATCTGAATTACACATATGGGACTGcaagttttgctttcattttacacTAGCAAAACTGTGTCCAAGACATGTTttgataaaattataatttaaaagtatatttaaaataaatccacatcTTGTTTACTAAACGAACAAATTATAAAAGCATCTAATGAATTATGCACGTGTCATGTAACAAAGTGTATTTAATACatgtgaaagaaagaaattaagaaagaaaaagaaagaaggaaattaagaaagaaagaaagaaagaaagaaagaaagaaagaaagaaagaaagaaagaaagaaagaaagaaaagaaagaaagcataCTTTTTGGGTTTAACTTTGCAAAACATCGACACACTGACATTGCAAAAAAAGTAATAAGATCATCTTTCTAAACATAATCATAACATTAAACCTGTTTAATTAGGCTTCGTATTTTTAGGCTAACCATTCAGTTGCATATTTTAATGTCACACATTTTAATCATTCACTTTAATCAAGTTAATCATTCACTCACCTCCATCCAGAAACTGTTCTTGAAAGAAAACTGTTGCATTGACTGTCAAAGCCAATAATGCAACAGAAATAATCTGACtaataatttgcatttttatcaATTTACAAAAACAGCACACCGCACGCGCCCTCTTTCTTGGTCTCTCTCGTGCTCGCGCTCTCCTGAGGTTCATCCGAGAAGCGCGTGGCTGCACAGATGTCTGTCGCTCATTGGTCCACATCCTGACGCTCTCGACCAATCACATGAGACCACGAAGTGCATGGCTCACCTCCACACCGGATACCGTATCCGCCTCCTCAGATCAGTTTGTGACTGTAAATAATACCCTGTGATCTACTTGACAGGATATAGCTGACTCAGGATCAGCTGCCAGGGGCTCGCCGGTTTGTGTTTGTCATGGAGGACGTGTAGGCGGGAATGGAGTTTGTGCAGTTACGATGTTTTCTAAGAGAACTTGTGGAAAGCActataaaatgtatgttgtatCTACAAACTCTAAACCATGTGTTAAACCCAATAAGCACTCTATTAGGCCtacaaaaaacaaatctaaaatattctattaatatttagatttatagGAATTTGAAAAAAGTCTTATAATAAGTGCTTTTATATGTCTAAAAACTTGCCAGTATACAACAATGAAGGCATTAAAGGCTTCAAGACTTAACAGATTTATCATTTTAACTCCTACACGTCTCAACAACA comes from Xyrauchen texanus isolate HMW12.3.18 chromosome 9, RBS_HiC_50CHRs, whole genome shotgun sequence and encodes:
- the calr3b gene encoding calreticulin 3b, translated to MQIISQIISVALLALTVNATVFFQEQFLDGDAWKSRWVNSEHKSDYGPFKLTAGNFYGDAEKDKGLQTSQDARFYATSARFEPFSNEGKSLVIQFTVKHEQKIDCGGGYVKVFPADLNQADMHGDSQYYVMFGPDICGYSTKKVHVIFNYKGKNHLIKKEIKCKDDELTHLYTLILNPDQTYEVKIDNEKVESGSLEEDWDILPAKKIKDPNAKKPEDWDDRAKIDDETDNKPEDWDKPENIPDPDAMKPEDWDEDMDGEWEPPMIPNPEYKGEWKPKQIDNPSYKGVWVHPEIDNPEYAPDDEIYKFDNIGVIGLDLWQVKSGTIFDNFIITDDVKAAEDFGNETWGATKGPEKKMKDEQDEKKRKEEEERNKEQSTQADDEEEGEEEEEEGDEPPAEEDDDDDDDEEALPKDEL